A section of the Bombus huntii isolate Logan2020A chromosome 5, iyBomHunt1.1, whole genome shotgun sequence genome encodes:
- the LOC126865841 gene encoding odorant receptor 56a-like, whose protein sequence is MIVCIKEAEQYEREIFYKYIKKCYVFCGCSIACTYVTAVGFSLRPAILPVPFPFDVEYPFPVNYTSVYIIIYMQHVCVCFQSAAQICISSFGGLLLWFTAARFECLAVNLERSTDTDTLIDCVKKQLHLRRYGEEVLNNFRFMVLYAVGVATFALTLCCIMMIVHKFVKQDVPLFVKIQYIGACVTVLTEIYLYTWPADYLIDMSMGIPQSAYNSTWYDRRLEMQKNLLNMLTYQKPLVLSIRCIVPELSLRYYCSYLSNAFSIFTTLRVMIQN, encoded by the exons ATGATAGTTTGTATCAAAGAAGCGGAACAATATGAACGAGAAATTTTCTACAAGTACATCAAGAAGTGCTATGTTTTCTGCGGTTGTTCCATAGCATGTACGTATGTGACTGCGGTTGGTTTTTCATTACGACCTGCAATTTTGCCAGTTCCTTTCCCATTTGATGTGGAATATCCGTTTCCTGTAAATTATACATCagtatatattatcatatatatGCAACATGTTTGCGTTTGTTTTCAATCCGCTGCGCAAATATGCATAAGCTCGTTTGGAGGGCTTCTACTTTGGTTCACGGCAGCGAGATTTGAGTGTTTGGCCGTGAATCTGGAGCGGAGCACAGACACTGATACGTTGATCGATTGCGTTAAGAAACAATTACATTTAAGAAG atACGGAGAAGAAGTGCTTAATAattttcgttttatggtaCTTTACGCTGTTGGAGTAGCCACATTTGCTTTGACTTTGTGTTGTATTATGATGATTGTA CACAAATTTGTTAAACAGGATGTACCTCTGTTCGTGAAGATACAGTATATAGGTGCATGTGTTACTGTACTTACGGAAATTTACTTATACACATGGCCAGCTGATTACTTGATAGATATG AGCATGGGCATCCCGCAAAGTGCATATAATTCGACCTGGTATGACCGGAGGTTGGAAATGCAGAAAAATCTATTGAATATGTTAACATATCAAAAACCATTAGTACTTTCCATAAGATGTATAGTGCCAGAACTCTCATTGCGTTATTATTGTTCG TACCTGTCCAATGCCTTCTCCATCTTCACTACTTTGCGCGTCATGATACAGAATTAA